The following are encoded together in the Thermomonas brevis genome:
- a CDS encoding outer envelope protein has protein sequence MTRHRRRIACVSLLFLLSASAAAQAADWSDTSVAWRAGDRFREPHNPNAIGKQIASLTHASGWRYGSQFLNLDLLQSDHRDPASPGGRKGAFEAYLVYRHTLDIARLGDLHLPGPMRGLGLTAGIDLNAKDDAAYNSRKRMWVLGPQVSWAVPGRLNTALLMAWESNAPHGPFPPISGVQGRYRYKPHPLLAADWSVPVGEHWAFEGFANFIASKGRDEAGRATGAETNIDARLMLDAGALLGARKRAFLAGIEYQYWHNKFGNTDATTGNRGNTASTPMLRVEHHF, from the coding sequence ATGACGCGCCATCGCCGCCGCATCGCTTGCGTTTCCCTGCTGTTCCTGCTGTCCGCCAGCGCCGCCGCACAGGCGGCCGACTGGAGCGACACCTCGGTCGCCTGGCGCGCCGGCGACCGTTTCCGCGAACCGCACAACCCGAACGCCATCGGCAAGCAGATCGCCTCGCTCACCCACGCCAGCGGCTGGCGCTACGGCAGCCAGTTCCTCAACCTCGACCTGCTGCAATCCGACCACCGCGACCCGGCCTCGCCCGGCGGACGCAAGGGCGCGTTCGAGGCCTACCTGGTCTATCGCCACACGCTGGACATCGCCAGGCTGGGCGACCTGCACCTGCCCGGCCCGATGCGCGGGCTGGGCCTGACCGCCGGCATCGACCTCAACGCCAAGGACGATGCCGCCTACAATTCGCGCAAGCGGATGTGGGTACTGGGGCCGCAGGTGTCGTGGGCCGTACCCGGCCGCCTCAACACCGCGCTGCTGATGGCCTGGGAAAGCAACGCGCCGCACGGCCCGTTCCCGCCGATCTCCGGCGTGCAAGGCCGCTACCGCTACAAGCCTCACCCGCTGCTGGCCGCCGACTGGAGCGTCCCGGTGGGCGAGCATTGGGCGTTCGAGGGCTTCGCCAACTTCATCGCGTCGAAAGGCCGCGACGAAGCCGGCCGCGCCACCGGCGCGGAAACCAACATCGACGCCCGCCTGATGCTGGACGCCGGCGCGCTGCTCGGCGCCCGCAAACGCGCGTTCCTGGCCGGCATCGAATACCAGTACTGGCACAACAAGTTCGGCAACACCGACGCCACCACCGGCAACCGCGGCAACACCGCCAGCACGCCGATGCTGCGCGTCGAACATCATTTCTGA
- a CDS encoding YkgJ family cysteine cluster protein, which produces MTAAADAADCARCDAVCCRLTVVLTPQDTVPARFAATTARGIAVMARDADGWCSALDRSRMRCSIYANRPEVCRRFAMDGPYCRAVRADYRERIARGIPLLLH; this is translated from the coding sequence ATGACCGCAGCTGCCGACGCCGCAGACTGCGCGCGGTGCGACGCCGTCTGCTGCCGCCTCACCGTGGTGCTGACGCCGCAGGACACGGTGCCCGCGCGTTTCGCCGCGACGACCGCGCGCGGCATCGCGGTGATGGCGCGCGACGCCGACGGCTGGTGCTCTGCCCTCGACCGCAGCCGCATGCGCTGCTCCATCTACGCGAACCGGCCGGAAGTGTGCCGCCGGTTCGCGATGGACGGACCCTACTGCCGCGCGGTGCGCGCCGACTACCGCGAGCGCATCGCCCGCGGCATCCCGCTCCTGCTGCATTGA